Within Deinococcus aestuarii, the genomic segment CCTCGCCAGCGCCGTCACCTTGCAAGAACTCTTCGCGCAGGGCAAGTACATCACGGGGGTGACCTACCGCCAGTTCGAGGTCTATGCCGTCCTCGCCGCCGTGTACTTCGTCCTCACCTTCACCCTGACCCGGCTCGTGCGCGCGCTGGAGCGGCGCCTGAGCCGCGGGCAGACGTTGCCTGCGCGGCGGGTGATCTGATGCGGGTGCGCCGCCTCGTCCTGACGGCTCCGCGCGTTTTCCGGTGGGAGGAGGTGACCCTGCCCCCGCCCGGCCCCGGCGAGGTCCTCGTCCGCACGCACCTGAGTGCCGTGAGCGTGGGGTCAGAACTCGGCGTGGTGGAGGGCCGCCTTCCCGGCTGGCCGTACCCGTGCCCGCTCGGCTACCAGACGCTTGGGGTGGTCGAGTCGGTGGGGGAGGGCGTTGATCTGGCGCTCGGCACGCGGGTGGTCACGACGCTGGGCCACGCGAGCGGCGGAGTTCACCGGGAAGAGAACGTCCTGCCCATTCCCGGCGAGGTGCCCGACCGGGTGGCCCTCGCCGCGATCCTGGGGGAGGAGACGCACAAGGGCGTCCGCAAGGTTTTTCCTGGCCCCGGCGAGCGTGTCCTGGTGACCGGAGCGGGCCTGCTGGGACTGCTGACCGTCTTCAATCTGACGCGGCGGGGCATCACCGGGGTCACCGTGACCGAGCCGGACCCAGCGCGGCGTAAGCTGGCCCTGGCCTTCGGGGCGCGGGAAGTCCTGCCGCCCGCTACAGTGGGCCGCGATGACTTCGATGTGGGCTTCGAGTGCAGCGCCTCCCCGGAGGCTTTCGTGGACCTGCTCTCCCACCTGCGCCCCGGCGGGCGGGCCTGCGTCCTCTCGGACGGGAACTGGGGGGCACTGACCCTGCCTCCGGCTTTCCACACCCGGGAACTGACGGTCACGGCGTCGAGTGACGGCGAGGATCACGTCGCCTATGCCCGTTGGCTGTGGACACATGCCGACCCCGTGCTGGAGAGGTTGTTCGAGGTCACCGTGACGCCGGATGATCTCCCCACCGCGTTCGCGGGGCTGGGCATCTCGCCGCGCCCCGTCTCGCTCGTCGCCGATTGGAGGGGGGAGGCTTGAGCCCGGCCCCCTTCAGACCCGCCTTCTGGCGCGGCTTCCGGGCCCTGACGCCGCTGTGGCTGGGCCTGATCCCCTTCGCGGTCGCGTACGCCGTCACGGCGCGGGCGGCAGGGCTGAGTGTCTGGGAGACGCAACTGCTCAGCCTGACCGTCTTCGCGGGGGCGTCGCAGTTCGCGGCGGCGGGGCTCTTCGGGGCCGGGGCCTCCGGGTGGGGCATCGTGGCGACCACCTTCTTGCTCAACGCCCGGCACGTCCTGTACGGCCTGAGCCTCGCGCGGCAGCTTCCCCTGCGGCGGGGAGAGCGGCTGGTCGCCGCCCAGTTCCTCACCGACGAGGCGTACGGGGTGGCGGTCGTGCGCGGGCCGGGGGAGCCGGGTGGGCTGAGCTTCGGGTTCCTGCTGGGTGCCGAACTCAGCCTGTACGTCGTGTGGAACGCCGCGACATTTGCCGGAGCCCTCGCGGATGCGGTGCTGCCCGACCCCGGGGCGCTGGGGGTGGGGGTGGTCTTCCCGCTCGCCTTCCTCGGCCTGCTCGTGCCGATGTTGCGTGACCGGGTGACCGTCCTCGTGGCGCTGCTCTCCGGTCTGGGCGCCTGGGGCTTGTCCCGCGTCTTGCCGGGCGGGCTCGTCGTGCTCCTCGCCGGGGTGGGCGGGGCCCTGCTCGGCGCCTTCCTGGTCACCGGGAGAGGG encodes:
- a CDS encoding zinc-binding alcohol dehydrogenase, translated to MTLPPPGPGEVLVRTHLSAVSVGSELGVVEGRLPGWPYPCPLGYQTLGVVESVGEGVDLALGTRVVTTLGHASGGVHREENVLPIPGEVPDRVALAAILGEETHKGVRKVFPGPGERVLVTGAGLLGLLTVFNLTRRGITGVTVTEPDPARRKLALAFGAREVLPPATVGRDDFDVGFECSASPEAFVDLLSHLRPGGRACVLSDGNWGALTLPPAFHTRELTVTASSDGEDHVAYARWLWTHADPVLERLFEVTVTPDDLPTAFAGLGISPRPVSLVADWRGEA
- a CDS encoding AzlC family ABC transporter permease; amino-acid sequence: MSPAPFRPAFWRGFRALTPLWLGLIPFAVAYAVTARAAGLSVWETQLLSLTVFAGASQFAAAGLFGAGASGWGIVATTFLLNARHVLYGLSLARQLPLRRGERLVAAQFLTDEAYGVAVVRGPGEPGGLSFGFLLGAELSLYVVWNAATFAGALADAVLPDPGALGVGVVFPLAFLGLLVPMLRDRVTVLVALLSGLGAWGLSRVLPGGLVVLLAGVGGALLGAFLVTGRGQAEAGGAGEGA